The Mesorhizobium koreense genome includes a window with the following:
- a CDS encoding response regulator — protein sequence MNKLRILYVDDEADIREIASMSLSLDGDIEVRACASGSEALQVAPTWQPSLILLDVMMPGMDGPETLASLKADPRTAAIPAVFITARTQSYEIERFLSLGAVGVIAKPFDPMTLAGQARQYLRGS from the coding sequence ATGAACAAGCTCCGGATCCTCTACGTCGACGATGAAGCCGATATTCGCGAGATCGCATCGATGTCGCTCTCACTCGACGGCGATATCGAAGTGCGGGCCTGTGCGTCCGGCAGCGAAGCGCTGCAGGTGGCGCCGACTTGGCAGCCTAGCCTCATCCTCCTGGATGTGATGATGCCGGGAATGGACGGACCGGAAACGCTGGCGAGCCTGAAAGCCGATCCGCGGACAGCCGCCATTCCGGCCGTTTTCATTACCGCACGGACGCAATCTTATGAGATCGAACGATTTCTCTCGCTGGGTGCGGTCGGCGTGATCGCGAAACCGTTCGACCCGATGACGCTCGCCGGGCAGGCGCGGCAATATCTGAGAGGTTCTTGA
- a CDS encoding DUF995 domain-containing protein gives MTSFELYTLYRDKSWKWPAGAGRLQADGRRFTAWTGSGDKAIWAEGRWTVDDRGRLCLKAQWHMASGVVPNATCFSHRKLGEVIYQKREPSGDWYVFKHAAPAEGDELDKLVDQDLVSQDMEQIRSSLHSAPRTNPVARTKL, from the coding sequence ATGACGAGCTTCGAGCTTTACACGCTCTACCGCGACAAGTCCTGGAAGTGGCCGGCAGGGGCCGGGCGGCTGCAGGCCGACGGACGACGTTTTACCGCCTGGACTGGTTCCGGAGACAAGGCGATCTGGGCGGAAGGGCGATGGACCGTCGATGATCGCGGTCGCCTGTGCCTCAAGGCGCAATGGCACATGGCCTCCGGCGTAGTCCCGAACGCTACTTGCTTCAGCCACCGGAAGCTCGGCGAGGTCATCTACCAGAAAAGAGAGCCGTCGGGAGACTGGTATGTCTTCAAGCACGCCGCGCCAGCCGAAGGCGACGAGTTAGACAAACTCGTCGACCAGGACCTGGTCTCCCAGGACATGGAGCAGATCAGGTCAAGCCTTCACTCCGCTCCAAGAACCAATCCTGTTGCGAGGACAAAGCTATGA
- a CDS encoding UDP-glucuronic acid decarboxylase family protein: MTKFRENYRGHVEADLNGVLLLLRDRTPRRILVTGGAGFLGSHLCEKLLDLGHEVLCADSFTTGRHSNLEGLRGNPRFSIIRHDVSVPLDVEVDEIYNLACPASPPHYQADPIQTMKTSVLGALNLLELAKARGIKIFQASTSEIYGDPQIHPQPESYWGNVNPFGPRSCYDEGKRCAETMFHDFHDRHGIEIKVARIFNTYGPRMRPDDGRVVSNFIVQALRGDDITIYGDGSQTRSFCFVDDLIDGFLRLMASPPSFTGPVNLGNPGEFSVRELAEQVIDLTGSRSRIVHRPLPVDDPRQRRPDISLAARELDWRPRVPLSEGLKRTIVYFDGLLGRSQELAETA; encoded by the coding sequence ATGACAAAATTTCGGGAAAACTATCGGGGCCATGTCGAAGCCGACTTGAATGGCGTGCTCCTACTGCTCCGGGACAGAACGCCACGGCGAATTCTCGTGACCGGCGGCGCCGGCTTTCTTGGGTCGCATCTCTGTGAAAAGCTGCTCGATCTCGGTCACGAGGTGCTCTGTGCCGATAGCTTTACAACCGGGCGGCACAGCAATTTGGAAGGGTTGAGAGGCAACCCCCGCTTCAGCATCATTCGACATGACGTCTCGGTGCCACTCGATGTGGAGGTCGACGAGATATACAATCTCGCCTGTCCCGCCTCGCCGCCGCACTACCAGGCTGACCCGATCCAGACCATGAAGACCAGCGTGCTCGGTGCGCTCAATCTTCTGGAACTGGCCAAGGCACGCGGCATAAAGATCTTTCAGGCCTCGACTTCCGAGATCTACGGCGATCCCCAGATTCATCCCCAGCCCGAATCCTATTGGGGCAACGTCAATCCATTCGGCCCGCGCTCCTGCTACGACGAAGGCAAGCGGTGCGCGGAAACGATGTTCCATGATTTCCACGACCGGCACGGCATCGAGATCAAGGTCGCGCGCATCTTCAACACCTACGGCCCTCGCATGCGGCCCGACGATGGCCGGGTTGTCTCGAACTTCATCGTCCAGGCTCTCCGTGGCGATGACATAACGATCTACGGAGACGGTTCGCAGACCCGTTCCTTCTGCTTTGTCGACGACCTGATCGACGGTTTCTTGAGGCTGATGGCTTCGCCGCCTTCCTTCACCGGCCCGGTCAACCTCGGCAACCCCGGCGAATTCTCCGTTCGGGAATTGGCCGAGCAGGTGATCGATCTCACCGGCTCGCGCTCCAGGATCGTTCATCGTCCGTTGCCTGTCGACGATCCCCGCCAGCGCCGCCCCGACATATCGCTCGCGGCCCGCGAACTCGATTGGCGGCCACGGGTCCCGCTGTCCGAAGGGCTCAAACGGACCATCGTCTACTTCGACGGCCTCCTGGGGCGGTCGCAAGAGCTTGCGGAGACGGCCTGA
- a CDS encoding GGDEF domain-containing protein, whose product MQFLGSEVDPATLEIFFAALGGTHVGICLCDADDQVQFVNDKFRSTFFPSAPPMPFDFVDAIAADIASGKGIKLESMPLDVFVPRVRARRKNGDDRYNFALDMMDGSWWWVNDYRMPNGWILVIASDISQSKNEEVRLRAAHDAAVKETQVDALTGVASRKYGLQHAQTILTEHGLAHLPVCFAILDIDHFKRINDTYGHLVGDEVLVHFSRHLSDKLGDGDFVTRLGGEEFLVVLPNAAEERAVLRLQRALLTLEPLPSTKSHAPLTFTFSGGVTLALQQETLPEIFRRADDALYVAKQNGRARIEVADRSAFNAA is encoded by the coding sequence ATGCAATTTCTGGGCTCCGAGGTTGACCCCGCCACTCTCGAAATCTTTTTCGCTGCCTTAGGTGGGACTCATGTGGGCATCTGCCTGTGCGACGCCGACGACCAGGTGCAATTCGTCAATGACAAGTTCCGCTCGACGTTTTTTCCCAGCGCGCCGCCGATGCCGTTCGATTTTGTCGACGCCATTGCCGCAGATATCGCGTCGGGCAAGGGGATAAAACTGGAAAGCATGCCACTGGATGTGTTCGTGCCGCGCGTAAGGGCGCGCCGAAAGAATGGCGACGACCGATACAATTTCGCGTTGGACATGATGGACGGCAGCTGGTGGTGGGTGAACGACTACCGGATGCCGAACGGCTGGATTCTCGTTATTGCCAGCGACATATCGCAATCCAAGAACGAGGAGGTCAGGCTGCGGGCCGCCCATGACGCGGCGGTGAAGGAAACGCAGGTCGATGCTCTCACAGGCGTAGCCAGCCGTAAATATGGCCTGCAGCACGCACAGACGATTCTGACCGAACATGGGCTTGCGCACCTGCCGGTCTGTTTCGCCATCCTGGACATCGATCATTTCAAGCGGATCAACGACACGTATGGGCACTTGGTCGGAGACGAGGTGCTCGTCCATTTCTCACGGCATCTTTCCGACAAGCTCGGGGATGGCGATTTTGTGACCCGCCTCGGCGGAGAGGAATTCCTGGTCGTCCTGCCGAATGCAGCGGAAGAGCGCGCAGTGCTGCGTTTGCAACGAGCGCTGCTCACCCTCGAGCCGCTACCAAGCACCAAATCGCACGCACCTTTGACATTTACCTTTAGCGGAGGCGTCACGCTGGCCCTGCAGCAGGAAACTCTTCCCGAGATATTCCGTAGAGCCGATGATGCGTTGTACGTCGCCAAGCAGAATGGACGAGCGCGGATCGAAGTGGCGGACCGCAGCGCATTCAACGCGGCGTAG
- a CDS encoding helix-turn-helix domain-containing protein, with product MEPPKDQNGTSGDGRTPERERRRWPRQLMSDEGNPGARILPALAPLTFSTRKFETRDQFGAWRTLVAPLVDVALPEGVAPDNGFQAEHTAWNLGSMLVVQQKVPAHSYTRSDARLRSSSIDHWYILLPRSGQTWTEVNGRVVANQPGRMEFRSLGHAFRGRMTETSSLLLYLPRELFDQASAAMDAKNNSILSGNMAALLIEYINGMEARLDTFTETDLPRIVQATRDMIVACLLPAKDQNAVAEQLAGVALMERARRYVQRNLKSAELTSDSMSRALGISRTRLYQLFEPSGGVNRYIQRRRLLAAHAALSDPDKTRRIIDIAESVGFSSAANFSRAFTNEFGYSPREARNISQFPHSIAAAEQDGASSFEDWLKMLGH from the coding sequence ATGGAACCGCCGAAGGATCAAAACGGCACGTCGGGAGACGGGAGGACGCCTGAGCGCGAGCGGCGACGCTGGCCGCGCCAGCTCATGTCCGACGAAGGAAACCCCGGCGCCCGAATACTGCCGGCGCTCGCTCCGTTAACCTTCTCCACCCGCAAATTTGAGACCAGGGATCAGTTCGGCGCCTGGCGGACGCTGGTGGCGCCGCTTGTCGATGTCGCTCTGCCTGAGGGCGTGGCTCCGGATAATGGATTTCAGGCCGAGCACACGGCTTGGAACCTGGGCAGCATGCTGGTCGTGCAGCAGAAGGTGCCGGCCCACAGCTATACCCGTTCAGACGCAAGGCTTCGGTCCAGCTCGATCGACCACTGGTATATTCTTTTGCCGCGGAGCGGCCAGACGTGGACGGAGGTCAACGGGCGCGTTGTCGCGAACCAGCCGGGAAGGATGGAATTCAGGTCGCTTGGCCACGCCTTTCGCGGGAGGATGACTGAAACCAGCAGTCTCCTGCTTTACCTCCCCCGCGAGCTTTTCGATCAGGCATCCGCTGCCATGGACGCGAAGAACAACTCGATCTTGTCGGGCAACATGGCCGCTCTTCTCATCGAATACATAAACGGTATGGAAGCGAGACTGGATACTTTTACCGAAACGGATCTTCCCCGTATCGTCCAGGCGACGCGCGATATGATCGTGGCGTGCCTTTTGCCCGCAAAAGACCAGAACGCCGTAGCCGAACAACTGGCAGGTGTAGCGCTGATGGAGAGAGCGCGTCGGTATGTTCAGCGCAATCTGAAATCCGCCGAACTTACGTCGGACAGCATGAGCCGGGCACTCGGAATTTCGCGCACGCGACTATACCAGTTGTTCGAGCCTAGTGGCGGCGTCAATCGCTACATTCAGAGGCGCCGGCTCCTTGCGGCCCACGCTGCCTTGAGCGATCCCGATAAGACTCGCCGGATCATCGATATCGCGGAAAGCGTCGGGTTCAGTTCGGCGGCAAATTTCAGCCGCGCTTTTACGAATGAATTCGGCTACAGCCCGCGTGAAGCCCGCAATATATCCCAGTTCCCCCATTCGATCGCGGCTGCTGAACAGGACGGTGCTTCTTCGTTTGAGGATTGGCTGAAAATGCTCGGACATTGA
- a CDS encoding glycoside hydrolase family 26 protein, with protein sequence MNPVKTNFASVFAASLVTISLSGAAVAAILPLGIPSADRQASEQFTDKRPVITDQSVDFGAYDPHGDFSNDKNVKIEHLFLPWEDVDLSTLSIADEYAMQRGRTLLITVEPWSWSVDWRVTSEQLLNGILGGRYDANMASVCSAAASLKSPVIIRWAQEMDETDNQFTWAHWKPEGYIAAYQRMVTVCREHLKSARYMWSPKGNPDLVKFYPGDDYVDIVGLSVFGYQKYDRDLFGKDRTFTEALEPGYQLAQSFGKPIMVAELGYEGDQAYVTNWAQTVAQKHPEFPLLTAVVYFNDREVYPWPGGYGRPNWRVVPDQKTN encoded by the coding sequence ATGAACCCGGTCAAGACGAACTTTGCGAGCGTGTTCGCGGCTTCGCTCGTTACGATTTCGCTGTCGGGAGCCGCAGTGGCCGCCATCTTGCCGCTCGGCATTCCTTCAGCGGACAGGCAAGCCAGCGAGCAGTTCACCGACAAGAGACCCGTCATCACCGACCAGTCGGTCGACTTCGGCGCCTATGATCCGCACGGCGATTTCAGCAACGACAAGAACGTCAAGATCGAACACCTCTTCCTTCCCTGGGAAGATGTCGACCTGTCGACGCTTTCCATCGCCGACGAATATGCAATGCAGCGAGGGCGCACGCTCCTGATCACCGTCGAACCGTGGTCATGGTCCGTTGACTGGCGTGTGACTTCGGAACAGCTTCTGAATGGAATTCTGGGGGGCCGATACGACGCCAACATGGCCTCCGTCTGCTCGGCTGCCGCAAGCCTGAAGAGCCCCGTGATCATCCGCTGGGCCCAGGAGATGGATGAGACCGACAACCAGTTCACCTGGGCGCATTGGAAACCGGAAGGTTACATCGCCGCGTATCAGCGCATGGTGACCGTCTGCCGCGAACACCTGAAGTCGGCGCGATACATGTGGTCGCCGAAGGGGAATCCCGATCTGGTCAAATTCTACCCGGGAGACGACTACGTGGATATCGTCGGCCTCTCCGTGTTCGGTTACCAGAAATACGATCGCGACCTGTTCGGCAAAGATCGGACGTTCACCGAGGCACTGGAGCCCGGCTATCAACTGGCGCAAAGCTTCGGCAAGCCGATCATGGTGGCGGAACTGGGTTACGAGGGCGACCAGGCCTACGTGACGAACTGGGCGCAGACCGTCGCGCAGAAGCATCCGGAATTCCCGCTCCTGACCGCCGTCGTCTACTTCAACGATCGCGAAGTTTATCCCTGGCCGGGCGGCTATGGCCGCCCGAACTGGCGGGTCGTTCCTGACCAAAAAACCAACTAG
- a CDS encoding DUF995 domain-containing protein, whose amino-acid sequence MRKLQILLTLIAIAGCTGLGSLNAAAATKSKVSLAAEKATPLTTDELFRLYANRSWLWKDGAGYFPSKQRRFIAATGQGRKSSYGDGIWFLTSPGKLCFRATWYAKSGSAPALTCFSHREKNGVIYQKREPNGEWYVFRNRPTRAGDEYRKLRRGDYVSSKLKRIKAKLSAAG is encoded by the coding sequence ATGCGGAAATTACAGATATTGCTGACGCTTATCGCAATCGCTGGCTGCACGGGCCTCGGCTCGCTCAATGCCGCGGCAGCGACGAAAAGCAAGGTCAGCCTCGCGGCGGAAAAGGCAACGCCGCTTACGACAGATGAACTCTTTCGCCTGTACGCCAACCGGTCCTGGCTCTGGAAAGACGGGGCGGGCTACTTTCCATCCAAACAACGCAGGTTCATAGCCGCGACCGGCCAGGGCAGGAAAAGCTCCTACGGCGACGGCATATGGTTCCTGACATCTCCGGGCAAGCTTTGCTTCCGGGCGACCTGGTACGCGAAAAGCGGATCGGCGCCGGCCCTGACCTGTTTCAGCCACCGCGAGAAGAACGGTGTCATCTACCAGAAGCGGGAGCCGAATGGCGAGTGGTATGTGTTCAGGAACAGGCCGACAAGAGCCGGCGACGAGTACCGGAAGCTGCGTCGGGGCGACTATGTCAGCTCCAAACTGAAACGGATCAAGGCGAAGCTGTCTGCCGCCGGCTGA
- a CDS encoding ATP-binding protein yields the protein MTSVISMIQSAAVVVLAVLFLAFVGDRLERRVWLRSILFGIVFGVTGLISMAAPVEVSPGLLVDGRNVVMAFSGAIGGPLSAAITAAILAAMRVLTGGAGTTAGVAGIVVVGMASSCLWIWLRAKSANRFTPMDVTILAVMAAILPPLALYLISPPPWPIFLDAMVLVVPTNFVGVLLLGFLIIADRERRWALTAYSESQARLQAITNNAPAVLFQLCLSPEGRGAFRYVSGGSERILGTPADVLVRSPEAIVRMMSREALSEVETLLARSAADGKAWDLETEFTRPNGSTLWMRAAAEPRVDLNGELVWDGSLFDITEQKRSEQMKNDFVSTVSHELRTPLTSIRGSLGLVAAGVAGPLPEKAAGLINIAHSNSERLVRLINDILDIEKIESGRMPFDVRPMALAPLVQQSMEASNGYLAEHEVKLALVDDAPEAIAIVDPDRLHQVMLNLLSNAIKYSPAQGSIEIHLRRMEGTVRISVTDHGPGIPEEFRSRIFGKFEQADSSDTRERGGTGLGLSIVKAITERLNGAVSFETTLGAGTTFHVDLPEVVQEPPAAQDTVMAQKPDGSQPRVLICEDDHETAQVIAAALNQKGMVSDVAPDMDTARSLLAGNIYMAMTLDLGLTGESGIILYRELRSMQASADLPVIVISAVADEARKTLNGAAVGIIDWLEKPIDMPRLYAAIAKIGHQMAERKPAILHVEDDEDVLKVISASLGDDVAVTPARSAAEARRMLREERFDLVILDLGLPDGSGADLISVIPLGTAVVIFSALEVDEALAARVTTALTKTKTSEIAIADLVKSLIVAAPLPGGTSAENASGR from the coding sequence ATGACGTCAGTCATCAGCATGATCCAAAGCGCGGCCGTCGTCGTCTTGGCGGTTCTGTTTCTCGCATTTGTGGGAGATCGACTAGAGCGCCGGGTCTGGCTTCGAAGCATCCTCTTCGGCATCGTCTTCGGCGTCACTGGCTTGATCAGCATGGCCGCCCCGGTCGAAGTATCGCCCGGCTTGCTGGTCGATGGGCGCAACGTCGTTATGGCGTTCTCCGGCGCCATAGGCGGACCGCTAAGTGCCGCGATAACGGCTGCAATCCTGGCTGCCATGCGTGTTTTGACGGGAGGAGCCGGTACGACTGCAGGCGTTGCCGGCATCGTCGTTGTCGGTATGGCGTCATCCTGTCTGTGGATTTGGCTGCGGGCAAAATCAGCGAACCGCTTCACGCCCATGGATGTGACTATCCTGGCCGTCATGGCAGCGATCCTGCCTCCGTTGGCCCTGTACCTGATCTCACCGCCGCCCTGGCCGATTTTCCTGGATGCAATGGTGCTCGTAGTGCCGACAAACTTCGTCGGTGTGTTGTTGCTTGGATTCCTGATCATCGCCGACCGGGAACGCCGCTGGGCCCTGACCGCATATTCGGAGAGCCAGGCGCGGCTGCAAGCGATCACCAATAACGCCCCGGCCGTCCTGTTCCAGCTCTGTCTCTCGCCCGAAGGACGGGGTGCGTTCCGCTATGTCTCGGGCGGTTCCGAGCGGATCCTCGGAACGCCTGCGGATGTGCTGGTAAGAAGCCCCGAAGCGATCGTGCGCATGATGTCTCGTGAGGCGCTGAGTGAAGTGGAGACACTGCTGGCCCGCTCGGCGGCCGACGGTAAAGCCTGGGATCTCGAGACGGAGTTCACCCGGCCCAACGGCAGCACGCTTTGGATGCGCGCGGCCGCCGAACCGCGGGTCGATCTAAATGGTGAACTGGTCTGGGACGGCTCGCTTTTCGACATCACCGAGCAGAAGCGCAGCGAGCAAATGAAGAACGACTTCGTCTCGACGGTGAGCCACGAGCTACGCACGCCGCTGACATCGATCCGTGGATCGCTCGGGCTGGTGGCAGCGGGTGTGGCAGGGCCCTTGCCCGAGAAAGCCGCAGGCCTGATCAATATCGCCCACAGCAACAGCGAACGACTGGTGCGCCTGATTAACGACATACTGGATATCGAGAAGATCGAGTCGGGCCGCATGCCGTTCGATGTCCGGCCCATGGCACTGGCGCCGCTCGTCCAGCAGTCGATGGAAGCCAGCAACGGCTACCTCGCCGAACATGAGGTCAAGCTGGCGCTGGTCGACGACGCACCGGAAGCGATAGCAATCGTCGATCCGGACCGGCTTCACCAGGTGATGCTGAATCTGCTTTCCAACGCCATCAAGTACTCGCCGGCACAAGGCAGCATCGAAATCCACCTGCGGCGGATGGAAGGCACCGTGCGTATTTCCGTCACCGATCACGGTCCCGGAATACCGGAGGAGTTTCGCTCCCGGATCTTTGGCAAGTTCGAACAGGCCGACTCGTCGGATACGAGAGAAAGAGGCGGGACGGGGCTAGGGCTGAGCATCGTCAAGGCGATCACCGAGCGGCTGAACGGCGCCGTTTCCTTCGAGACCACACTCGGCGCTGGAACGACCTTTCATGTCGATCTGCCGGAAGTCGTGCAGGAGCCGCCAGCCGCGCAAGACACTGTGATGGCGCAAAAGCCGGATGGCTCGCAGCCGCGTGTCCTGATTTGCGAAGATGACCACGAAACCGCACAAGTCATCGCGGCGGCGCTCAACCAGAAGGGAATGGTCAGCGATGTTGCGCCTGATATGGATACGGCGCGGTCCTTGCTTGCCGGCAATATCTACATGGCAATGACGCTGGACCTTGGCCTCACCGGGGAGTCCGGCATTATCCTCTATCGGGAATTGCGCTCGATGCAGGCTAGTGCCGATCTGCCGGTCATCGTCATATCTGCTGTCGCCGACGAGGCGCGCAAGACCTTGAACGGAGCTGCCGTCGGTATCATCGACTGGCTGGAAAAGCCGATCGACATGCCACGCCTCTACGCGGCCATCGCAAAGATCGGGCATCAGATGGCGGAGCGAAAGCCGGCGATCCTTCATGTGGAGGATGACGAGGATGTCTTGAAGGTCATCTCGGCGAGCCTTGGAGACGACGTCGCTGTCACCCCGGCAAGGAGTGCTGCCGAAGCGCGGCGGATGCTGCGCGAGGAACGGTTCGATCTCGTCATCCTCGATCTCGGTCTCCCGGATGGCTCGGGTGCCGATCTGATAAGCGTAATACCCCTTGGAACGGCAGTGGTTATCTTTTCCGCTTTGGAGGTGGATGAAGCCCTGGCGGCCAGAGTCACGACGGCGTTGACCAAGACGAAGACATCCGAGATCGCCATCGCCGACCTCGTCAAGTCTCTGATCGTCGCCGCGCCGCTCCCAGGTGGAACGTCAGCCGAAAACGCGAGTGGAAGATGA
- a CDS encoding glycosyltransferase family 2 protein, giving the protein MTDGAGHPAELTKRAAERPEALTVPVLTGYRRVEFLLGAFLWLAALVWFGNWWFDPAHYIGLFGFATITVVLAWVTLLPAYFMFVFYRSRRPAGALRLPAGSRVAMVVTKAPSEPFPVVAKTLEAMLAQDVPHDTWLADEDPSPETLGWCERHGVLVSTRKGRSDYHRATWPRRTRCKEGNLAFFYDHYGYDRYDFVAQLDADHVPEPGYLREMLRPFADPAVGYVSAPSICDSNAAESWSARGRLYAEASMHGSLQAGYNGGLAPLCIGSHYAVRCTALRQVGGLGPELAEDHSTTLMMNAHGWRGVHALDAIAHGDGPRTFADLVTQEFQWSRSLMTLLLQYSPIYVPRLPTRLKFQFLFSQLWYPLFALFMAAMFALPIIALLRGENFVAVTYPGFLAHFVPLSVILTALAFRWRATGTFRPFDAKILSWEMMLFLFARWPWALAGTIAALRDWATGSFVDFRITPKGTSEVDPLPLRVLAPYGLLSLASVLPVLLIGNAGDTRGFYIFAIVNSALYALLLLVIVVQHDRENRVRRPRGVYRPAMASGLLLLVLLPGIATAERGKDGLESLAWSTGRLSFYEIKYSVAGAGGAGVSKTTFNPRWLRRSS; this is encoded by the coding sequence ATGACGGATGGCGCCGGCCACCCCGCCGAGCTGACGAAGCGCGCGGCCGAACGACCCGAGGCGCTTACGGTCCCGGTCCTGACCGGGTACCGTCGCGTCGAATTTCTCCTCGGCGCTTTCCTGTGGCTTGCGGCTCTGGTCTGGTTCGGGAACTGGTGGTTCGATCCGGCGCACTATATCGGCCTGTTCGGCTTTGCGACCATCACCGTCGTCCTGGCCTGGGTCACCCTGCTGCCCGCCTATTTCATGTTTGTCTTCTATCGCAGCCGCAGGCCGGCCGGGGCGTTGCGGCTGCCTGCAGGAAGCCGCGTCGCCATGGTGGTGACAAAGGCTCCTTCCGAGCCGTTCCCGGTGGTGGCGAAGACGTTGGAGGCGATGCTCGCCCAGGACGTACCGCACGACACATGGCTTGCCGACGAGGATCCTTCCCCGGAAACGCTCGGCTGGTGCGAACGGCATGGCGTTCTCGTTTCCACGCGCAAGGGCAGGAGCGACTATCACAGGGCCACATGGCCGCGCCGCACGCGCTGCAAGGAAGGAAACCTTGCCTTCTTCTACGATCACTATGGCTACGACCGCTACGATTTTGTCGCGCAGCTCGATGCCGACCATGTGCCGGAGCCCGGTTATCTGCGCGAGATGCTGCGGCCGTTCGCCGATCCGGCGGTCGGCTACGTATCCGCGCCCTCGATCTGCGACAGCAATGCGGCGGAGAGCTGGTCCGCGCGTGGACGGCTTTATGCCGAAGCCAGCATGCACGGTTCGCTTCAGGCCGGCTACAATGGCGGCCTCGCTCCGCTCTGCATAGGATCCCACTATGCGGTCCGCTGTACGGCGCTCAGGCAGGTCGGCGGGCTTGGCCCGGAACTCGCCGAGGATCATTCCACGACGCTGATGATGAACGCGCATGGCTGGCGCGGTGTGCATGCGCTGGACGCGATCGCGCATGGCGACGGCCCGCGCACCTTCGCCGACCTGGTCACCCAGGAATTCCAGTGGTCGCGCAGCCTGATGACGCTGCTTCTCCAGTATTCGCCGATCTATGTGCCCCGCCTGCCGACCAGGCTGAAGTTCCAGTTCCTGTTCTCGCAGCTCTGGTACCCGCTTTTTGCGCTGTTCATGGCGGCGATGTTCGCGCTGCCGATCATCGCGCTGCTGCGCGGCGAGAATTTTGTTGCGGTGACCTATCCCGGCTTCCTCGCTCATTTCGTGCCGCTTTCGGTGATCCTGACCGCTCTCGCTTTCCGCTGGCGCGCAACGGGAACCTTCAGGCCGTTCGATGCGAAGATCCTGAGCTGGGAAATGATGTTGTTTCTCTTCGCGCGATGGCCGTGGGCATTGGCGGGGACGATCGCTGCGCTCCGTGATTGGGCTACCGGCTCTTTCGTGGACTTCCGCATCACCCCGAAAGGGACGTCCGAAGTCGACCCTCTGCCGCTACGCGTCCTCGCCCCGTACGGATTGCTGTCGCTCGCCTCGGTGCTCCCCGTGCTGCTCATTGGCAACGCTGGGGATACACGCGGCTTTTATATCTTCGCGATCGTCAACTCGGCGCTCTACGCGCTGCTGCTTCTGGTGATCGTCGTCCAGCATGATCGCGAGAACCGGGTCAGGCGCCCCAGAGGCGTCTACCGCCCGGCCATGGCGAGCGGCCTGCTTCTGCTTGTTCTGCTGCCCGGCATTGCGACGGCCGAGCGCGGCAAGGATGGCCTTGAATCGCTGGCGTGGAGCACCGGTAGGCTCAGCTTCTATGAGATCAAGTATTCGGTCGCCGGCGCCGGAGGCGCGGGGGTCAGCAAAACAACGTTCAACCCGAGATGGCTGCGCAGGTCGAGTTGA
- a CDS encoding response regulator transcription factor produces the protein MNKHTILVCDDDPLLVELMEFRLKAKGYDVVTAADGEEALKKMVSAKPSLVVLDAMMPRLDGFEVLGRIKDDAELADTPVIMLTARKGEKDIVSALERGAEDYLVKPFIPDELLTRLSKLLARRQ, from the coding sequence ATGAACAAGCACACGATCCTTGTCTGCGACGACGACCCGCTTCTCGTCGAGTTGATGGAATTCCGCCTCAAAGCGAAGGGTTACGACGTTGTCACCGCCGCGGACGGGGAGGAAGCGCTGAAGAAGATGGTGAGCGCAAAGCCGTCGCTTGTGGTGCTCGACGCCATGATGCCGCGGCTCGACGGTTTCGAAGTGCTCGGACGTATCAAGGACGACGCGGAACTGGCGGACACGCCGGTTATCATGCTGACCGCGCGTAAGGGCGAAAAGGACATTGTCTCCGCCCTGGAACGCGGCGCCGAAGACTATCTCGTCAAGCCTTTCATTCCCGACGAATTGCTGACGCGGCTCTCGAAACTCCTCGCTCGAAGGCAGTGA